In the [Clostridium] colinum genome, one interval contains:
- the ybeY gene encoding rRNA maturation RNase YbeY: MNILFDNNTNYIIDENTFDLIQKCIEECLNIENFTHNVEISLSIVNNEEIKEINTLYRNIEKETDVLSFPLLDSFDNIDNNVLHSIPLGDIIISIDKAISQSKEYGHSIQRELCFLVVHSMLHLLGYDHMTKDEEKTMFEKQDIILDNLNIRR; the protein is encoded by the coding sequence ATGAATATTTTATTTGATAATAATACAAATTATATTATAGATGAAAATACTTTTGATTTGATACAAAAATGTATAGAAGAGTGCCTTAATATAGAAAATTTTACACATAATGTAGAGATAAGCCTTTCAATTGTTAATAATGAAGAAATAAAAGAAATTAATACCCTATATAGAAATATAGAAAAAGAAACAGATGTTTTATCATTTCCATTATTAGATAGCTTTGATAATATAGACAATAATGTATTGCACTCTATTCCATTAGGAGATATAATAATAAGTATTGACAAAGCTATTTCTCAATCTAAAGAATATGGACACTCCATACAACGTGAACTTTGTTTTTTAGTAGTCCATAGTATGTTACATCTTTTAGGCTATGACCATATGACAAAAGATGAAGAAAAAACTATGTTTGAAAAGCAAGATATTATTTTAGATAATTTAAACATAAGGAGATAA